CCAGGAGCGGCATCTGCTATTTTATTCCCTGTCAACCACGTTACAAAATCTGGAGTTGAAGTAGCGGGAGCGTATGGCTTTTTTAAAACCCAACTGTTGATATTTCGGTTGGTGTAGTTCATTATCAAATATTCGGGCTGATCTGTTCTATACACATCACCCGAAGCTAAAAATTTTGTGTTATTGAAAATATGAATCTGTATCGCTCTTGAAAATTCAGCTTCATTCAGGTAAGCAATCAACCTTTCAAAACCGTAAAAACCCTTTGGTCCAAAACCTATAATGCCCACTTTATATGTGTTATTGTCATTCATAGATTATGCTACTTGCCATCCTCCTAACGGAGTAAAAGCGTTTCTACTTTCCGGTAATTCTTTTAACAACCATTCTGTATTATAAATGGTGTCCAAATAGCGTTCTCCACGGTCACATAAAAATAACGCACAATTGCTATCTGCTTTAATGTTCTTACTATACTTCTCTACGGCACTTATCATTCCGCCAGAAGAACCTCCACAAAGGATTGCCTCTTTTTCCAATAAACTCCAACAACCACGGGCGCAATCAACATCATCTACATACACTTGGTCATATATACGGTTCGTATCTAAAAACTGTGATGGGACCCCAGCACCATGACCGGGAATTAATCGTTTTAATGGCGGACCACCAAAAAGCACACTACCCACAGCATCGACAGCTATAATTTTAGTGTCCAGATTATTCTTAACAATAAAATCTGCACAACCCATTAGGGTACCACAAGTACTTGTAGCCACAAATAAGTAATCTAATTTACCATGTAATGCGTCCATTATTTCTGTCATTGTTTGATGATGCGTTAATGGATTATTTTGATTACCATATTGATTAGACCAAAAACTATTGGGAATTGTAGCTAACAAATGTTGTACTTTTTCTAAACGAGCCCCTAAGTAACCTCCGTCCTGCTTTGGTTTGGTTACTTTTTCTATACGTACTCCATAAGTTCTAAGAATCTTTTCCGTATGCGAATTTAATTTTGGATCTACTACGACAATTAAATTAAGATCAAAGTATAAACATGCCTGAGCCAAACCTACGGCCATATTTCCTGAGCTAGATTCTATTACCGTATCTCCATTTTTTATTCTACCATCTGCAAGTGCTTTTTGCAAAATAAAAAGTGAAGTTCTGTCCTTGATACTTCCGGCAGGATTTGCAGCTTCTAGTTTACCGTACAAATTGAAATTAGCATGTCTGTTAATTTTGTTCAGCTTTACCAAAGGTGTGTTACCAACGGTATCTACTATAGATTCAGAAATTGTATGTGCTATATTTTGAGTTATCATATTCAATCGATTAATATCCAAGCAGAAAACAAGGATGATT
The genomic region above belongs to Maribacter hydrothermalis and contains:
- the sbnA gene encoding 2,3-diaminopropionate biosynthesis protein SbnA; the protein is MITQNIAHTISESIVDTVGNTPLVKLNKINRHANFNLYGKLEAANPAGSIKDRTSLFILQKALADGRIKNGDTVIESSSGNMAVGLAQACLYFDLNLIVVVDPKLNSHTEKILRTYGVRIEKVTKPKQDGGYLGARLEKVQHLLATIPNSFWSNQYGNQNNPLTHHQTMTEIMDALHGKLDYLFVATSTCGTLMGCADFIVKNNLDTKIIAVDAVGSVLFGGPPLKRLIPGHGAGVPSQFLDTNRIYDQVYVDDVDCARGCWSLLEKEAILCGGSSGGMISAVEKYSKNIKADSNCALFLCDRGERYLDTIYNTEWLLKELPESRNAFTPLGGWQVA